The genomic window GATCAAAACGATAATATTATATTTCTAAGAACAAGAAATTTGAGCAACAAATAAATGAAAAAAGAAACAAAAATAAGAAAGTGCAGGATAAGCTATGACGTCTGGGGAGGCATTATAGCTTATTTTTTTGAATAAAAATATTTCTTTATGTACAATTATGGGGTAAACTAATACTTTGACTTAAAGAATTAAAGGGGAGAATGAAATGAATAAAGATGAATTGATCAAGCAAGCGAAAGAATTGATTAGCAAAGGGAATGTTGAGAAAGCAAAGAGTTTTTTAGACGAACATAAAGATGAAATCGGGGAGCATTATGATAAGCTGAAAAAATCACTTCCAGACTTAAATATGGATGATATTGCGAATCAGGTAAAAGGCTTTTTCAAAAAATAAAAGAAATAAAGTATACAAAAAAGGGTATCAGTTCTATTCTCTAGACTGATACCCTTTTAATCTGTAGTACTACTCAAATCATCCATTTTAACTGTTTAGCTCCTTAAGCAGTTTCTTTTAGTTGACGTACAGCTTGTTTAATTGTGATACCGTAAGCTACTTTGTTATGGTCATTTGCATCATAAACCATAAAAATGTTGTTCTTTGTATCAAATGCTACACGATAACTAACATTGTTTGTTTTGAATGTCATACTATCATCTCCTTTCATTAAGTGTTTCAGTGAAAGGCAACGAATTATAATAACGAAATCCTGAAATAATATTACCACAGTTAAGATAATTTAGCAATATTCTTGCTAAGAAATCTAGAAAAAATGTCCTAGTTTCTGTATTTTTTATGTCGCATAGTAACTCTTACTTATCTGCAAAAAGTTGTTTTTCAACCTATCATTGAAGTTTCTTGCTAAAAACAAGCACGTCAGATGCAAAAAACAGAGAATCCTTTGTGTTTCTGCCATTTCATAGTAAAATAAAAGTGTAAAGGGAGGGATTCATTATGGAAAACGAGTATCAAAATATTTTAGTTGCAGTTGACGGTTCACCGCAAGCGGATCAGGCGTTTGAAAAGGCGATTGAGATCGCAAAACGTAATCAGGCAAAGCTGCATGTTGTCTATGTAATAGAAGAAATAGGCAATTACTTTGGTGAACTGACCATATCCGTTACCAATGCGATGGAAGATTTGAGAAAAAAAGAAGAAGAGAAGATGCAGCAGCGTGTGGATTTTGCGCATGCAGGGGGTCTCGATAATGTGGCAACCTATGTCGTATATGGTTATCCTAAAACCCTATTAGCAAACTTTTCAGAGATAGAAGACATCATCGATTTAGTGATTATCGGCAAAACAGGACTAAACGGTTTAGAAAGAATTCTCGTTGGTTCAACGACTTCTTATGTAGTCAATCATGCGTCTTGTGATGTGTTGGTTGTGGCCGCAGAAGATGAAGCATAATTAGAGAATGAGGAGCAGGACTGGTTCTATCTGGTTTTGCTTCTTTTTTTCTGGAAACATTACATTAGTGAGTAGATAATGTAAAGACAGTAGTTGGCATATTACTTATAATATAAGAAAAAGAAAGCTGGTGACTTAATGGAACATCTCGTATATACGGACGCAAAATCAAAGGTATTCGATAAGATCATGGCAGGTGAAAAAACATTGATCGTCAGAGGAGCAGCGGGTAGAAAACTGCCCCATAGCCGTGTGTTTGTTGGTGAAACCCTCTATTTTATTGAAAATAATGGTTCAGGTGAAATCAAAGGAACAGCGATTGTCAAAAGTGTGTTTAATTCTGAAAAAATGACTGCAGAAGAATCAACAGAGATTTTAGAAGGGAAGCAGGACCAATTGCAATTGTCTGCTGCTCAGAAAAAACGGTGGTATGGAAAGAAAATCCTCTGCTTAATTGAGATTGAACAACCGAAGCTAATTGAACCAATGTATCTGGACAGACAAAAAAATATGGATGACTGGCTGATTATCGAAAATATAGGAGATATAACAGTAGAAGGGAATGCAGAAGAATATAAAAATATCCGATTAAATAAGTAAAAAATAGGCCTGTAGGTAGTCAATACGCTAATATGTATTTGAATTTCTGCAGGCTTTTTGCTAAAATAACGTTATGTGAATTAAGAAACCAATGGTTGGGCGGAAGCTTCAAGGATCATGTTCTTCAAGGGGTGAGAAGAACTGTTTTTTGAGTTCGGTCTTTTTTTCTTATTTCATGGAAGAGAAAGATAGGTTTTTTCTCTTGGTTATGCGTGTTTCTAAAACAAATAAAGTAACGCTTTGTTGGAGGTGAAATAATGGTTTTAGATGCTTTAGAGCAAATTCGTCAGGCTGAAGATCAAGTACAGCAAATGAAAAAGGATGTACAGCAGGAAATGGCTGATTTTGAAACAAAGAAAAATCAGGAAAGTTTACAACTACAAAAGAGCAGTCAGGAAAAAGTAAAAAAACTGCTTCAGGAAACAGAGCATTTCCAGCAGGAACAGCTGAAAAAGGAAAAAGATGTTTTATTGAAAGATGCGGAAGAACAGAAAAAATCCTTCCAATCCAAATATGATCGAAACAAGAATCAAATGATTGAGTATATCGTAGAAAGGGTGAACGAACTTTATGGCAGTCAATAAAATGGAAAAAGTAACATTAATAGCGGCTGCTGAAAAGGAAGAAGCGATTCTTCAGTCGATACAAGGGTTGCAGGCTGTTGAGATCAAAGACTTCTATCACTCAAGCGTGGATCAATCCTATCTCGACAGTTACTTTTCTTCTAGTCAACTGACCGGGAACGCTTTTGACAAAAAATATTATGAAGACATGCTTTTGCGCCTTCAGGATGCGTTGACATTTATGACTCATTTTGCAAGTAACGAAGGTAAGAAGCTAGGTATCAAGCGTCAAGTTCAAACCTTAGATTTTTTAGAATCATCTTTTGATCGTGAACAGACGATGGCGTATCTGAATGAGATTGAACGTTTGAAAAAACAGTTGAATGATGTAGAAAATCAACGAAAAAAGTTGCTTGCTGATGAAGATTGGTTGGCAAGATGGCAATCTTTAGATGTGGTCCCTCAGGAAGTTGCGCTAAACGAGGCTTCATTGATATCGGGTTCGTTGAATACAGCGAATAATTCGGAGTTTCTGCTTGAATTGGAAGAGCTGCCGTTTACTTATGCCGAAGAGATCTATCAAAGCACGAATCATGTATACTACAGCTTGATTTTCTTGAAGAAAAATGAAGAATCAGTCAGTGCGCTATTGAATAAGTTTAGCTTTGATAAAATGAACTACCCGTACGATGTTCTCCCAAGAGAAGCTTACGAGCAGACAAAAAAAGGCCTGGCTTCTTTAGTCGAAGAAGAAAAGCAGATAAAAAAAGCTTTAGCTGCTTATCGAGAGCATCAAGAAGAGCTATATTTTGCAGAGGAAATGGTCTATGCGCTGATTTATCGTGAGGAAGCGAAAAACCATTTACTGAATACAGCCTATTTTACCTTGATACAAGGATGGATTCCGGAAGATGAGAAACAAAGTTTTCAGGAAACATTATATAGTGTTGTTCCTAAAACGGAGCTTTACATGGTATTTGAACAGCCGACCTCAGAGGAAATTCAAAAGGATATTCCAGTTAAGCTAAAAAATAATAAGCTGGTTGCACCGTTTGAGATGCTGACAGAAATGTACAGCTTGCCTCAGTATGAGGAAATTGATCCAACACCGATTATGACCCCTTTTTATATGGTATTTTTCGGTATGATGGTGGCAGATTTGGGTTATGGACTTCTAATGCTGATCGGTACAGTGATTGCTAAAAAAACAATGGTGTTGCCAAGAGGGATGAAACGATTCACTGATTTCTTCTTTATCCTGTCGTTTCCAACGATTATCTGGGGCTTTATCTATGGTTCCTTTTTCGGTGCTTCATTCCCCGAAACGCTATTGGGTATCAACTTACCGTTTCCGATTCTTTCGACAACTGAGGACGTAAACACGATTTTACTTCTTTCTGTAGCCTTTGGTTTTATTCAATTGATGACTGGTTTGATGGTCAATGGGATTGAATTGACGAAGCGGAAGCAGTATTTAGAAAGTATTGGAAGCAGCTTTGCTTGGCAAGGGCTGCTGTTGGGGATACTGATTGCAGTATTGGGTACGATCGTATTGAAGAGCAATGGATTCCTGATGACAGGGGCGATCGTCGCTGTTATATCAGCGCTATCAATTGTGGCTGTTCCTATTATTCAGTCGAAATCCAAAGCAAAAGGAATTGCCAAGGGTTTGTACGAGCTATATAACCTAACTGGATACATCGGTGATTTGGTCAGCTATACTCGTTTGATGGCATTGGGGATTTCCGGCGGTAGTATTGCCGCTGCATTCAACATGCTGGTAGAGTTTATGCCGCCAGTTGCCCGATTCACTGTTGGGATTGTATTGATTATTGCGCTGCATGCTTTGAACCTGTTCTTGAGCTTGTTGAGTGCCTATGTGCATGGCGCGCGTTTGCAGTATGTAGAGTTCTTCGGAAAATTCTACACTGGTGGCGGACGTGCTTTCCAACCGTTGAAAACAGAAGAGAAATATTTAAATATTGAAAAGATGAAAATGAAGAAATAAGTGGAGGAATATAAACGATGATTGATTACTTGATTAATGAAAATGGTGGCATACTTTTTGCAGTATTAGGAATGGCAATGGCAACAATTTTAGCAGGGATCGGTTCTGCAAAAGGTGTAGGATTTACCGGGGAAGCAGCAGCAGCTTTGACAACTGAGCAGCCGGAGAAATTTGGTCAGGCACTGATCTTGCAGCTTTTACCAGGTACACAAGGACTTTACGGC from Enterococcus sp. 9E7_DIV0242 includes these protein-coding regions:
- a CDS encoding V-type ATP synthase subunit I translates to MAVNKMEKVTLIAAAEKEEAILQSIQGLQAVEIKDFYHSSVDQSYLDSYFSSSQLTGNAFDKKYYEDMLLRLQDALTFMTHFASNEGKKLGIKRQVQTLDFLESSFDREQTMAYLNEIERLKKQLNDVENQRKKLLADEDWLARWQSLDVVPQEVALNEASLISGSLNTANNSEFLLELEELPFTYAEEIYQSTNHVYYSLIFLKKNEESVSALLNKFSFDKMNYPYDVLPREAYEQTKKGLASLVEEEKQIKKALAAYREHQEELYFAEEMVYALIYREEAKNHLLNTAYFTLIQGWIPEDEKQSFQETLYSVVPKTELYMVFEQPTSEEIQKDIPVKLKNNKLVAPFEMLTEMYSLPQYEEIDPTPIMTPFYMVFFGMMVADLGYGLLMLIGTVIAKKTMVLPRGMKRFTDFFFILSFPTIIWGFIYGSFFGASFPETLLGINLPFPILSTTEDVNTILLLSVAFGFIQLMTGLMVNGIELTKRKQYLESIGSSFAWQGLLLGILIAVLGTIVLKSNGFLMTGAIVAVISALSIVAVPIIQSKSKAKGIAKGLYELYNLTGYIGDLVSYTRLMALGISGGSIAAAFNMLVEFMPPVARFTVGIVLIIALHALNLFLSLLSAYVHGARLQYVEFFGKFYTGGGRAFQPLKTEEKYLNIEKMKMKK
- a CDS encoding universal stress protein, which gives rise to MENEYQNILVAVDGSPQADQAFEKAIEIAKRNQAKLHVVYVIEEIGNYFGELTISVTNAMEDLRKKEEEKMQQRVDFAHAGGLDNVATYVVYGYPKTLLANFSEIEDIIDLVIIGKTGLNGLERILVGSTTSYVVNHASCDVLVVAAEDEA